The Rhizoctonia solani chromosome 13, complete sequence nucleotide sequence GTCCGCAGTCGGTTTCATAACGTCATCATGAGCCACGGCTGGCTCGTCCTCGTTCAGTCCCCATGCGTCGCCTTCGACGTCTTGTTCCCGTGCTGAATCGAGCGTACCGTCGAGAGGCTTCAAAATTTCGGGTTCATCCGAGGACGGCTTCGTGATATTCGCATTTGCATTGGCCTCTGAGTTGCCGGCGGTATCGATCTCTCAGTAGTCGTGGGCTGGGAGACAGGATCATCGTTGGCTCGGGCAGCGGCGGAGGCGGCTTTCTTTGCGGCGGCAGCAGCTTTCTTCTTCTGGCCCTTCGATTTGGGAGCGGAGGGAGCTTCGGCAATGGGCGTTGTCGGGCTTTTAGCAGAGCCTTCAGTCGGACTGGTCGCATTCCTTATCTCATCTGTGTGCGCCGGAATGAAATTATGATTTTATAGCCACAGCCGAGACAGAAGTCCGGTAAATATGAGTCGTACCCGTCATTGATAGCAAGAGACGACACACATACCAGACGACAAGTCCTTCTGCTCCTCTAGTGGTTTGACCGAGGGCATGTCAGACTCGAGGTATTATTATGTGGGGCTCCGAGATACAGTACCTTTGCCAAAGCTCGATGCCGTGGGGCTAGCATCCACATCCGATGATCCTCCGTTAGTTGCCGGAAGGATTGTCGGGGCCGTAGTAGTCCTCTTATTCGCTGTCTTCTTCTTACCCATACTGTTAGGTCAATGTGGTGGAACGAAGTGGCGAACTGAGATAGTCACTGGCAGACTGGAGCAAATGCTCTAAGGCGACCAGCGTTTGAGCCCCACCGACTTTTAGGGGGTTAGCTGAGCCACACCCAACACGTGGGCGCTGACCCCAGATTTGCAAGCGCCTCTCACAAACAGAAGAGTTCATCGAAAAGAGCGGAAGACATGATCGAGGCACAACTCATACCGCGGAGCTATCGCGACTGAGGACGATAGATTGCAAATCGGTCGATTGCACTACTCTACACTGCCGATAACCCTGCCAATCTTTCTTCGAGCGATGATATTCTCGTCTCCAAACCCTCCACGTTGCGAGTGATAGTTCCCGAGTTGTCGCTGATACTGCCTTCAAGGCCCTTGACTGCCTCTTCGAGATCGGCTAGGCCTGCCCTTAGCCTCCGCTGGTCTTCCTCCAGACCGCTGACGGCATCCCCAAAGCCGGCGGCTGAAGCGTGGAGCGCACTCAATGTTCGTAGACGGGCTAGAACGGCGGGGATAGTCGTGATGTGTGGTGCGAGTCGTTGTAGGAGGGCGCAAGTTCGGCCAATGCAGGGGGCAATGGTGCCCCAGGGCCCGAAGGGGTCCCGGATGCACTGTAGCGTTCCAAGTCGGTCAATAGCAATTTGAGACGACGCGAGATAGAGTCGATATGGCGAGGCTGAGCCAGGAGAGTAGGAGATTGGATATCCGTGTCAAGTGGGGTAGAAGCGGCTGGGGCAGGGGCGATGACTGTACAAGGTCTAGTAAAGAACACCAAACAATCAAGATAAACCACACTCACTTCATCGAGCGATGTTCCCGAAGCACCGATAAGTTTCTCAAGTTGCGCAATACGCTGTCCATATCGACTACTCCTCCACCATGTGGATGGCAATCTCCGGCTGGGCGCTGTGGGGGACCACGTTCCGCACTGAGCTATCGGCCTCGGGCTTTGCCTTATCCTTGTTCTTGCCGTTGGCCATGGCGTTGATTAACCTTGTACGACTACCAATACCAGTTAATCTCCCTCGCATGTCGCTCAGTTCCCGCATAAGCTCAGTTGGTTCATCCTTCGAATCTGTTGACCCCACAGCTTCGGCTTCGAGTTGGCCAATTCATTCTTCATAAGTTCAATCCGCTGAGATAGAGGTAGGTTTGAGCGTGAAGGTGAGGGGGACCTGGAAGACGAATATGACGAATCAGGATACGAGTAGAGCTCGCGCTGGCGGCCTATCTCGACAAATCAGTGAGGAACACGTTTGCGTTGGATAGGGGGACATACGAGCTCTCCTCTCTGC carries:
- a CDS encoding dynamitin domain-containing protein, with the translated sequence MSAAKYANLPDIDLEGHDVYETPDVPPSPTEVESDDEKDAARVRGTANRPGQGELDNEPLPSTETSGRFFRHAERRARRQRELYSYPDSSYSSSRSPSPSRSNLPLSQRIELMKNELANSKPKLRTRLINAMANGKNKDKAKPEADSSVRNVVPHSAQPEIAIHMRIAQLEKLIGASGTSLDEVIIAPAPAASTPLDTDIQSPTLLAQPRHIDSISRRLKLLLTDLERYSASGTPSGPGAPLPPALAELAPSYNDSHHTSRLSPPGLEEDQRRLRAGLADLEEAVKGLEGSISDNSGTITRNVEGLETRISSLEERLAGLSAV